A portion of the Gossypium arboreum isolate Shixiya-1 chromosome 8, ASM2569848v2, whole genome shotgun sequence genome contains these proteins:
- the LOC108458083 gene encoding protein LURP-one-related 15-like: MEHVQAYPPPAAPSAYPPLATPVSVIGPQYCYPQPVDLAVVRKVLTITEGNFAVTDINGNIMFKIKGKFFSIHDRRLLTDAAGNPICTLRPKIMTVHDRWQVFRGESTEEKDLIFTVKRSSMIQLKTKLHVFLPTNPKEDVCDFRVEGSWLERSCIIYSGESNTILAQMHKKQSVESVLLGKDKFMVTVYPNVDYAFVVALIAILDGINQDDGVE; the protein is encoded by the exons ATGGAACACGTACAAGCATATCCTCCCCCGGCTGCACCAAGTGCTTACCCACCTTTGGCTACTCCTGTTTCCGTGATTGGGCCTCAATACTGCTATCCTCAACCAGTAGATCTGGCTGTCGTCAGAAAGGTTTTGACCATCACTGAGGGCAACTTTGCTGTCACTGACATCAATGGCAACATCATGTTCAAAATCAAAGGCAAATTTTTCAGCATCCATGACCGTCGCCTCTTAACCGATGCCGCCGGAAATCCCATTTGCACTCTTCGACCCAAG ATAATGACTGTCCACGATAGATGGCAAGTATTCAGGGGAGAAAGTACGGAAGAAAAAGATCTGATATTCACAGTGAAGCGATCATCAATGATCCAACTCAAGACCAAATTGCATGTGTTCTTGCCAACCAACCCAAAAGAGGATGTTTGTGATTTCAGAGTGGAAGGAAGCTGGCTGGAAAGATCCTGTATCATTTATTCCGGAGAGTCTAACACTATTTTGGCTCAG ATGCACAAGAAGCAGAGTGTTGAAAGCGTATTGCTTGGGAAGGACAAGTTTATGGTGACGGTATATCCGAACGTGGATTATGCCTTCGTGGTGGCTCTCATAGCCATCCTTGATGGGATTAACCAAGACGACGGTGTTGAGTGA